Sequence from the Bacteroidales bacterium genome:
TTATCAACCAATTAAAAAAGTTGTTATGCCCCTTTTTTGTAAAATATTACTTTTCGGAGCGGACTCATTCGTACGATTTTAAAATTAAATAAGGTATAAAAACAAATCAATAAACTTTACCTTCTTGAAAAAGAGGGTTTTTTATTTTATAAAAAATAATTGTACCTTTCGACGAAAATGTTAAAATAGTCTGATAATTTAAAGAATATGATTATTTCTAAAAAGCACAGGGCAAAAAGAGATTATATTGTTTCCGTAGCTCGTGATGTGTTTAAAAAATTCGGTTATAAAAAAACAACAATGAATGATGTAGCAAAAGCAGCTGGTAAAGGGAAAAGTTCTATTTACTATTATTTTGAAAGTAAAAATGCAATTTTTAAAACTGTAATTTTATCAGAAGCAATAATATACAGAAATAAAGTTCTGGATTCTATTTCTAATGCAGACAATCCTCTTGAGAAGTTAAAAAGTTATATTATGATAAGATTACAAACCGACAGGATCTTATCAAATTTTCACAGAGCTATTAATGATCCCTACCTAAAACATATTAAGTTTGTTAAAAAGCTGAAAGACTTGTACGACAGAGAAGAATTCAGTATTTTCAGAAGCATACTGGAAGACGGTGAAAATAAAGCTTACTTTGAAGTATATAACATCAGACATGCCGCAGTAGGGATAGTTAATGCAATGAGAGGTATTGAATCTACATTATTGCTTAATCCGGAAGATCCGCAATTGGAAGCAAAAGTTGAAAATATATTAAATATTGTTTTGTACGGAATTGTTAAACGATAGATCAAAACGGCAAAAAATTCAGCCTTTACGGATGTAACCTGCCGTATAATCTCGGAAACGGTATGGTTTCTCTAATATGTTGCGTTCCGCATATCCAAGCAACTGTCCTTTCAAGTCCGAGACCAAAACCGGCATGTGGTACTGAACCGTATTTTCTTAAATCTAAATACCATTCAAAAGCAGACATAGGTAAATTGTGTTCCCGTATTTTTTCAATCAATAAATTCAAATCAGTTTCTCTTTCACCGCCGCCTACAATCTCACCGTAACCTTCCGGAGCAAGAACATCAACACCTTTAGCCATTTCCGGACTGTCCTTATCTCTTTTCATATAGAATGCTTTGATCTTATGCGGCCAATTATAGACCATTACAGGCACATCAAACATTCTTGTAATGGCTGTTTCATCTGATCCGCCGAAATCATTTCCGTATTTAAAATTCTTGGCAGATTCTATCCATTGAGGTATGTTTTTTTCTTTCTTTTCAAGATCAGATATTTCATTTTTAAGTTGGTCAATCTTGCTTTGTAAAAAGTTTCGTTTTCCTTTTTTTACACCTGATGCTATTTCAACCTCTCTTTTTTTAATACCTGTTTTATTCTCTGTAATTTGTTGTTTTACTTCTGCCAGATTTTCTTCAAGAACTTCAATAGTTGTCTTCCCGTTGATTTTTTTCTTTCCTGTTATAATATCTGCAGCTTCATCATAGGTTAATCTGGCAAAGTTTTTAGTTT
This genomic interval carries:
- a CDS encoding TetR/AcrR family transcriptional regulator, producing MIISKKHRAKRDYIVSVARDVFKKFGYKKTTMNDVAKAAGKGKSSIYYYFESKNAIFKTVILSEAIIYRNKVLDSISNADNPLEKLKSYIMIRLQTDRILSNFHRAINDPYLKHIKFVKKLKDLYDREEFSIFRSILEDGENKAYFEVYNIRHAAVGIVNAMRGIESTLLLNPEDPQLEAKVENILNIVLYGIVKR